The sequence below is a genomic window from Anoplolepis gracilipes chromosome 9, ASM4749672v1, whole genome shotgun sequence.
ATGTTGTCGATGTTCAACTTGTCGGTCTCAGCCATCGGGCCGGAGTCTGGGGCGCGTCCCGGGCTTCACACGGAGCACCTTATCACGAGGATGACGGTCGATCCGCTTGGATTTCTTCGCTTGCGTGTCGCACGACACTCGGAATCGCGCTCTCGCGGCTCCAACGTACAAGGTACCTCGCAATGGCCGCCCGGATAACCGCGCACTCCACTCCCTTTcacctctctctcccttccctTCCTCCGTTTCTCACCGCCTTTCCCCTTTCGCAGCCACGCCGAGAGACCCGAGACCGAGACGAGAGCTCGCTCGCGCTCGCCTTTCGATTACTCGAGCATGCGCGTCTAGTAgttctgtctcttttttttttttttatttcttttttttttttttttttgacgcgTATATGCGTTGCCATACTTACCGTTCGGCGCTGCCAATTGTAACGAGATTGTGAGTGCACCCGGGGACAGTGATTCCGAATAGAATAGGATACGTATTACGCAGGCGTGAAAAGATTCCACGGAGATTTGGGAtcaacgattttttttatacatcacAAAACATTACCACTCGGTAAATTGCGACGATTGTTGGTTTCTGTGCGTTTCTAGCCGACGCCGATAAAAGATGCCGGAAAACGtggtacatatatttttgatgcaattttcttttctctttcatgttttttttctttttttttaattaaattaatatgttgatcttaattgatttattaccGATCAAGATTACGTCGCGAGAGATAGGTTATGTGTTTGCGTCATTTTTCCGAGATGGAGTATGAAATGCATGAAAAGGCGAAATCTTCTTTTCAATAGCatgatttgttttattttgatttcaattttcatgcatatttagatatatgtttatctggttttaaattctaaatcttatattttgtaattgacTTATTTCGTTGaagttagaattttttaaaagttttttttgttttttgtgttttttttaagcTAAACGGCGATCATATTGATGTGAAAGGTGCTAACTGTGAGTCCCAGGACAATGATGAAGAAAACACTGAAACTGATGTGCATTTTGAACCTATAGTTTCTTTACCTTTAATAGAAGTGTCTAACAATGAGGAAGATGAGATAGAGATGTTAAAActgtaagaatatttattttacataatagatttacagaatatatatattttttttgttattttcagGCGAGCAAAATTATACCGTTATGATACATCGAATATTCCAGCAGAATGGAAGGAACGTGGTACAGGAGAAGTCAAATTGCTAAGGCACAAAACAAAAAACACAGTTAGAGTAGTTATGCGCAGAGACAAAACTCTTAAGATCTGTGCTAACCATTTTGTGACTCCATGGATGGAACTAAAACCAAATTGTGGCAGTGATAGGGCATGGGTCTGGAGTGTACTTGCTGATTTTGCAGACGAACAACTCAAGCCAGAATTGCTCGCAATACGTTTTGCAAATGTCGAAAGTAagttttaaatagataataacattaaaaatcttgtttttatgaaaagtacacaatatgataaatatgagaaaaagaacattatagaattttctcgcatgattttattaacttgCTAGATGCGTCAATGTGGAAAGAAGCATTTGAAAAAGCTAAGAAGATTGTAGGATCTGAATGTGAGATTTATGCTGGCAAAAACAATCCAGAACAAAAGCATGTTGAAAGCGATAGTGAATCCAGCAGCGATGTAAGTTATGACGAAAGTACTGATAACGAAGACCAAACAAAGTTACCCACACAGACTGGAGAATCTGCCGCGATTTCTGACCAGAGAGAAGTCGAGAAAGTACCGTCGATGTCGGCAGAAAAGAAAGATGTACTAACGACAAATGAGGAGAAAATAATCAgtaaaataacaaagttaAAAGTGAAAGACGAAGGTgagaaaaagtaattaataatatatatatgtatatatatatatatatatatatatatgtgtatatatatatatatatatatatatagatatatatatatatatatacacatatatccgGAGACACGAATAACACAGAGTTTATTATCAAATGTCACATTCCGATTTTATGCACACAGATGTGCATACCACATGCCATTAAAGTTTCATTATTTGAGTATTGATAAATATGTAGGTACATTTTttagcaataatatatacgttataGAAAAACTGAATAAATTTCCAAGTTACGcgaataaaactatttatacgaatgttacatacattatatctgtgatttttttaaactgagAGTAAATTGATACAAAATTGCATTTGTACTGGAAAGAATGTATGTGAGAGAACGTGTGTGTCTGTTGAGGAAgaagaaatgaataaatacaACAATTGTATGAACAGAAAATCtcctgaattttatttattttttaattcaagaaGATGATCTATGcattatatcacattttttgaTAGTTGATGATACCATGTCTGtcttaagaatataaaatcaaactaTATTGAAAGAAGTTACaagtatatcatataataatataaaatcaacttGTTACATACtttacaattacaatataatattttaatctacaaTTTTTGACAATAACATTTCCTTCttggaaaatatttccaataaattttaaacatttgctATTTCTTTACATGTAACAAAGAAGTTAAgcaataatctttatttaaatgttgacTTACTGACGGATAGACAGGTATATTTCTGGatgtaaaaaatctattttaatatttatcgccTAGTTTGTTTTGTATTTGTGTCACATGTTTATAAAGGAACAAAGTACAACAAACAAACGATCATATGAATAGCAAATAGTCTTATTGCAAAACTCAAATATTGTACTGCAAAAAGTATGCAGTCGATCAAGAAATGCTTCATCACAGAGAGAAATTCAATAAGGAATGAAACAATActaatatttgaaacaatagtaaatatatgaaacaatagtaatattttgaaGTGTCCAAATGTActcattttaacatttatataaaatttgacgaaacaaaataattcattacaaaacaaataatcgatatttgaattaaaactcaattattaaataacatttggacaattattattgaattttattatagttttctACAGTTCATCCCTAGCTGAGAAAGACTGTAGAATGTTTCGTCTCTCTTCCATCGAACGTTTCTTTTGATTAGATAATTTTCCTCTGTAAAGAAGTCCCTGTACTCGTGTCTCTTCcgtttgtacaaatatatctcCCCGTTCCAAGATCTTTTCCATAGTCTTTACGTAAATCTTAGCAGCCTCCCGTTGCTCTTCTGGCAAAGTCTCTTCGAAGATTCTTGCCTTCTTTAATATTtcctaagaaaaagaatagaacattctttttaaagagaaaatttaataatattacaaataaatgtgtaagtattttttgttcaagcattatatatttatgaagcTGACAttttagcaaaattaaataaaacatataaaagaatttagcttctttattaatttaatgttttatttccgattttattgcttcatttgtttaattaaaagcagTGATtgttctatattaaatttataaatacagtgacataaaaaaaattaaaaaatacaaagaataaaaaaatcttttttaatgcaatGTAATTGCTCCCTGTtcgtaacataaaaaaaatatttctaaattttttatttttcgaaaaatggtACCTTGTTCatctaatatttcaatttatataaatatttcagattatattttctcattttattagCACTAAATTACCTGTCTTTCTTGTTCGTTCGCGGCTTTGAATTCCTCGGCTAATTTATCTAACCGTTCCACACATCCTGGCAGACCTAGGTATACTCTCGACTTGGATCTGACGAATCGCTTCAAGTATTCACCGGTGAAATCGGAATCTTTCTCAGGAATAAATCTGATCGGTTCCGATTTACCTTGGACGAATAGTAAAACTACCGGAAAGTCTTCCTTCTTGATATTATAGCGTTGCGCCAGATCGGAATTGTCCTTGTTACCAAAGTCCTTGACGCCTACCGTGGCTATCAGGAGATCTTGCGAATCCTTGGTATCAGCTGCTACCGTCGCATATTGCTCGTGTTTACCACCATATGGAAATGCGACGTCAAATTTAACGAGTACAGCCTTGAATCTAGGGATCAcctgcaataataaaaaaaaaagttttctatgaacggtttaaaaaaaatatccttaaTTGAAAAATCCTGTATTAAGAAAGTTACGAACAAATACGCTAATAATTGAAACCCTTTTAACTGTTTCATACTCGCGTAGAGAATCGGAAAAATGCATGAAGTGTACTTTTTGAATGcgaatattaattgattattttattatatatatttttcttttttttaaataataaactatccTGGTATACCCAATACATTTACGGTACGTTTGAAAGTGTACACGTAAAAGCGTAGCGATAGTATTATCGCCTATAATGGcctattcttattttaatagttgCAAATGCAGtcacgatattattattcacgatagattattataaacatattacgTTCTACGGAAAgcgcttttatttaaatttgttctgtttaaaaaaaattaattattcatcatcaattttaatcaattaaatagtCAATAGAGTTATTACCGTCTATGCTATGAAAACAtcactattataaatatttcaagcgattatttaaataagacatATACCTAGTcgattttttaacaaaattataaattataattagatgttttgtttttattgttttataatctcATTGAACTCTATATATAgatctctctatatatatcacacacatatatatatatatatatatatatatatatatatatatatatataagtttaagattggatattttatttcatatatatatatatattttatttcatatatatatatatatacatatatatatatatatatatacatatatatatatatatatatatacatatatatatatatatatatatatacatatatgaaataaaatatctgatCTTAAACTTGTCAGAAAAATTTTGGCTTCtttgattataattgtatatctgtgatatattcattataatttgaatatttataattataggataaattctattcttttaaagaaatataatttaatcgattCGAATAGAatcgattttattatgaataaataatgcatatgAATCAAAGTATACAACTTGCCAACGTGGCTGATGGTAACTATAGTAACTTTAAAGCTAAGCGCAGTAAAAATCGATTGaatatttcttcattattttttaaaaattgcaaagaaaatacagatactttttctctcttttcattaaattatatgttgtagagttataaaataaaagtagttTTCACGTAACGATAATTTCGTAATTTctacattgattttttttatcacctAAAGTCAAGTTGAtaaacaacattttttattttatttacagcacgtatatatataaaaatctcgtatataaaaacgaaatatattttaggtactaatttagtatattttattatatgttgtttttatattaagggTCTAGCGAGGcacgatttttatattactcagCATCGAAAATTATCGATCATACTTGTCACGCTTTTTTTTCCATACCTTGTTGAACGAATAGGAATCCAAAGGCACGCATCCCTTACAATCTTCACCAGTAGTAACATGCGAAGCGATGACGATGACAAGTATAAACACGAGGCTCGATTGAATCATGATCTGTAAGAATTTTGCCGTTCGCGTGACTTCACGTGCCTCTGTTCAATGTCAATCAACTGTCCTAGTCCTTCGAGTTTGCCGAAACGAACTGCACTGTCCTCTTCGCACTTCGCGCACCTGTAAATGACATTTGTGAAACGCGCGCATGTAGTATGTGACGGGAAAACACGGCGACAAATGTTAACCGTTCAATGACCGATCTTGCACCGGTTGGTTAGTGTCTGGTCGAACTCGTCTAATTATCTACCTGCATGTGCTAATCGAAGAGAATCAGATCAGGTAGAATAGAAGATATGATAAAAACGTACATACAGTCGACTTCCTCTATTctaaaattctatattctaaatttttctctattcttAACCAGCTGTTTTCCTTCAAAATTGAATTCTCTATAAGCTGTTCTCCCGCATTCGCCACGTGATTACATGAAAATCATGTTGCGAGTAAGAAAGAGAATGAGACAGAACTAGGACATCTTTATttgcgcatatatatatatatatatatatatatatatatatatatatatatatatatatatatatatatatatatatatatatatataatagaataggAAAGTTTTAATAAGGGAAATCGCAAAAGATCTTAATAATAGAGACAATATTCGATCCTGATAATCTTAGAATAGAGGAAATTTAtccttacattttttttctcatagtGCCATCTTGTAAATTGGCCAAACAAATATCTTACTCCCGTATTCGcgaatttgaatatattaaattgaagaaagttaagaaaaaaataataaaataatacattttttttaaatagattcaAAGTtaagacaaaattatttatatcgttacttgtagttttattattttaaaaagtaatatgcTTGACTTTaggtgataaaaaaaatcaatgtagAAATTACGAAATTATTGTTACGTGAAaactacttttattttataactctacaacatataatttaatgaaaagagagaaaaagtatgtgtaaaattattgtaaaattatacaaattatatt
It includes:
- the Wbl gene encoding endoplasmic reticulum resident protein 29 isoform X2, with translation MHFSDSLREYETVKRVSIISVFVIPRFKAVLVKFDVAFPYGGKHEQYATVAADTKDSQDLLIATVGVKDFGNKDNSDLAQRYNIKKEDFPVVLLFVQGKSEPIRFIPEKDSDFTGEYLKRFVRSKSRVYLGLPGCVERLDKLAEEFKAANEQERQEILKKARIFEETLPEEQREAAKIYVKTMEKILERGDIFVQTEETRVQGLLYRGKLSNQKKRSMEERRNILQSFSARDEL
- the LOC140669235 gene encoding ran-specific GTPase-activating protein; this encodes MPENVLNGDHIDVKGANCESQDNDEENTETDVHFEPIVSLPLIEVSNNEEDEIEMLKLRAKLYRYDTSNIPAEWKERGTGEVKLLRHKTKNTVRVVMRRDKTLKICANHFVTPWMELKPNCGSDRAWVWSVLADFADEQLKPELLAIRFANVENASMWKEAFEKAKKIVGSECEIYAGKNNPEQKHVESDSESSSDVSYDESTDNEDQTKLPTQTGESAAISDQREVEKVPSMSAEKKDVLTTNEEKIISKITKLKVKDEGEKK
- the Wbl gene encoding endoplasmic reticulum resident protein 29 isoform X1, with the protein product MIQSSLVFILVIVIASHVTTGEDCKGCVPLDSYSFNKVIPRFKAVLVKFDVAFPYGGKHEQYATVAADTKDSQDLLIATVGVKDFGNKDNSDLAQRYNIKKEDFPVVLLFVQGKSEPIRFIPEKDSDFTGEYLKRFVRSKSRVYLGLPGCVERLDKLAEEFKAANEQERQEILKKARIFEETLPEEQREAAKIYVKTMEKILERGDIFVQTEETRVQGLLYRGKLSNQKKRSMEERRNILQSFSARDEL